One window of Bacteroides sp. AN502(2024) genomic DNA carries:
- a CDS encoding IS3 family transposase: MKTLCGLFGMSSQAYYKKKKNLLSRHQIRTAILDAVFFYRSKAPGIGGLKLYHELRSLYGSEITGGRDAFLHLLRSERLMLPPKKPRHTTDSHHLYKKYPNLIKGVTAQYPNHIWVCDITYIWIEGGVCYLHLVTDMYSHAVLGWVLSPSLHAEYTLQALEQAINEAGGGNLCGTIHHSDRGVQYACDAYIDTLVTHHIRVSMTEDYNPTDNAVAERMNGILKTEWIYGMSLFRDKEMAREQITRMIDFYNNGRPHMSIGMKKPMDVYHGEVPGKSLWKK; this comes from the coding sequence GTGAAAACCCTTTGCGGACTGTTTGGCATGTCTTCCCAGGCCTATTACAAAAAGAAAAAAAATCTTTTGTCGCGTCATCAGATCAGAACAGCCATCTTGGATGCCGTCTTCTTCTACCGCTCAAAGGCTCCGGGCATCGGTGGTTTGAAATTATACCATGAGCTCCGCTCCCTTTATGGAAGCGAGATAACCGGAGGGCGGGATGCCTTCCTTCATCTGCTGCGTTCGGAACGCCTTATGCTGCCCCCGAAGAAACCCAGGCATACGACGGACTCCCACCATCTTTACAAGAAGTATCCGAATCTGATCAAGGGGGTAACGGCACAATACCCGAACCATATCTGGGTATGTGACATCACTTACATCTGGATTGAAGGTGGCGTATGCTACCTCCATCTTGTAACGGACATGTACTCACATGCCGTTTTAGGATGGGTGCTCTCTCCCAGTTTGCATGCCGAATATACGCTACAGGCACTGGAACAGGCCATCAATGAGGCTGGAGGTGGCAATCTTTGCGGCACAATCCACCATTCCGACCGGGGGGTACAGTATGCCTGCGATGCCTATATCGACACACTGGTCACTCATCATATACGTGTGAGCATGACTGAAGATTACAACCCGACGGACAATGCGGTAGCAGAAAGGATGAATGGCATCCTGAAAACGGAATGGATATACGGCATGTCGCTGTTCAGGGATAAAGAGATGGCACGGGAGCAGATTACGCGAATGATTGACTTCTATAATAATGGACGACCGCATATGAGCATAGGTATGAAAAAACCCATGGACGTATATCATGGAGAGGTGCCGGGAAAATCATTGTGGAAAAAATAA